The Sparus aurata chromosome 15, fSpaAur1.1, whole genome shotgun sequence genomic interval GTCTGCagcctctcttctctccaccaGATGGCAGCACCGCTCCGCGAATGaccttcctctctctccgtaGAAGAAGCGCAGCAGCCTCCCCTCAGCATCAGCACCAGCAGAGACGTCTccctcctcgcctcctctctctctctctctctctcctcctctctcctctgctctcctctcctctccgtccACTGCGGAACATCGGGCCTCTCGTCCTCCTCGCATCGCTCCCAGCCCAGCGGCAGACCCAGCTCGCCATGGACAACTCCGGCAAAGAGAAGGAGGCCATGCAGCTGATGGCTGAAGCCGACAAGAAGGTCAAAGCGTCCGGATCCTTCCTCGGAGGGATGTTCGGGTAAAGGATGCTTCTGTTTACCTCGCTGTcattttgctgtgtgtgtgtgtgtgtgtgcgggaggaggggggattCCTGCACGCAGGGCCCCGCACAGCCTGTCGACTGTTTTCCGCTTCCCGCATCATTAAAATACTCCTGTAATAATCTTATAATAACCCTGATGCGTTCATGCGGTGCAGAACAATCAGCTCAGACGCTCATGTTCGCATTTTACAGCCTGTTTCTTATAATCTGCTCTGTAACTCTCGCGGTGACATTGTGTCCTCGTGTTTTCATCATCACAGCATCTTTATGTCGTATCacgcaaaaaaaatatatagacaTATCTGAGCTGTGGCCTGCGTGTCGTGGCCTGTCACGCAagagaaatgttaatgagctgcgggagagagaggaggagggaggaggaggagaggaggagggggagcggGGAGGTACAGCGCGTGAGGCCGACGAGAGGTGCAGGGAGGCGGCGACGGTGTGCGGGGAACCAGTCGGTGGTGATGTGGTGATGCGGGggctggtttttttttgttcctctccgtgtgtgtgtgtgtgtgtgtgtgcgtgcgtgtgtgtgtgtgcgtgtgtgtgtgtgtgtgtgtgtgtgtgtgtgtgtgtgtgtgtgcgtgtgcgtgataaagagagagatttaTGTGGGAGGGGCTGATGTTTACAAGTAAGATGGAAACACTGGACcataagatagatagatagatagatagatagatagatagatagatagatagatagatcattCAGCTGATtgatcagctgactgactgCCCGAGGCTATTGATCGAGGAGTGCTCATCCTGAGAGATGCATGAGGCCGATGAGAGAGCTCCTGCGTCTACATCACTACATCATCATGTGCAGTGGTGACACCTGATATTTTACACACCTGTATCAGGAGTGAGTGTTGCATGTGGTGCATATGGCCAAAACCAAGGATCATTTttgttattgattaatctgccagttattcattttttaagtcCATAAAATGCGAATGAATCGTGAAAAAATGCTGGTCACGGCCTCCCAGAGACCCAAAGTGACGCCTTCTGTTCAACCATCAGGGCTGCACAAAACAAATCAGACAGGTAGATTAATAGCCCATAATGGAAAAATTGATCAGTTATCAGCAAATGAAGAAATTATAGCCGATAATACAAAGCCAAATTACCTTTGTAGGCTAAATAAGTGCTGCATCTACACGCAGCTGTTTTGTGAGCTgccaataaaaacagagaagaagaagaacaaacgTGATTTTGTCGCACTTGTGACGTCGACCTGCTGCACCTGCGTAGAGCCACGTAACGTGGACATGAGCCACGCGTGTCTACGCTGGTGTGATAGCGATTGTAACAGCTGAAATAAATCCATATCATGCATCCTGATCCAAAATCCAAATAACCTGCATTTACTGTCatatatgacaaagaaaagctgcagaaaatgtacatctgttgctttaaaaaggacagaaaacaatccatcagttgttttgttttgttcatttatttggaTTCTATTTGGTAACAGTGACGATGCAGTTTAACACAGTTCCAGAATGAACCTGATGAGCTGCACAGACAGTTTACCTCTATTGATCCTCAGTGAtttatcgtaggcaactggactttaAAGCAGTTCCTCTCTGATgggaggtgaaacatcttcaagaaactaaaACAGGTCCAGTTACCTACGATTCACCTCTCAGAGTTACTGTGACCCGGACGACTCAGAATCTTTACTAACATATTGCTTTTTCATCTCGTGCCCCTCGTTGGCTTTCTACATGTGTGATTAAAACTCCAGCTTTCAATCGTCAGTATCATAAAACCACAGCGCACAACAGACACACCACGTTACATCAACACACTGTGAACAACAAACCAGCTCCAACACACAAAGATATGTAAACACAATATATTAATGTTTCCAGGGAATGCCAGATACTTGTGTGATAATCAAAAACGACCACAGTTAAATAAAACGGGAAGGATAACGGTGTAAATCACATGACATCAGCACACAAATATCCTACTTCAGTGCACAGTTAGACGAAGATGTGTACAGCTGGTTTGCAGCACTTAACCTTTGTTGACATTCGtcctttaaaaatgactgaagtgATTAATCAAAATACTTTCAGCATTTTTACTTCCTCTAATCGACTCAACGTTGCAGCTCTGATGTagagaaattaaaacaacatcAATGCTGTTGGAGACTTTCTCATAAAACAGCAGTGCTCTGTTGTTCAAGGTTCAAGGATTAACTGATCAATAACTCGATGTATAGAAAGTTAATAAGCAAACACTTTTGCATGCATCTGTTGCTTTTcgttgtgttgtgttgacacaAAGTGAATAAtgctggtttttgttttgttgctgggacagaacgagacatttGAAGGCGTCTAACTGAGGCTTCAGAgtcaaaatgtaaaactattttcttaaattttttaaataccaaacAATTCATCATGAAATCAGTGATGAAGATTGTTACTCAATTAAATcatccactacattttggaaaatagcACAAATTACTCCAATCTTACAGGCCAAGGCtgattgtaaacaaacaacaaaatatgacataaagagagagaaaaaaagaaaatctgattaGATTTACTCCATGACTTTTTAatttagtgatacaggagcagAAATTGCAGATATACTGTCGCTCTTGTCATCAGGGAGGCAGTCAGATCGTTTACAGCTTCACCGTTTGAGTTTAAACCCAAATTAGTTgatatataacaatatataataattCAACTCTAAAACATTTCAATCTAGTTGCAGCGTTGGAGGTGAAATCCACCTTTAAAATATCCGTGTCCACATTTTACATCTTCCCGATCTAAAATCAATGTTATTGATaaacaacataataataaaTTCTGTAATCAGGCCCGAGAACTGAAGTGGGTCACATCTGTTCTCCCCTCGTGGAACCAgcagcatgtttttttaatgagccTGAGCTCCGAGTTAACTCAGCCGGGGTCACTTCAGCAGCAGTTCTCTGTTGATTTCATTTCTGATGACGCTGTAAgagattttttcattttatttgtagGAATCTTAACATTTTACTTCACACGCGATGCTGTCTGCTGCGATGCCTggtgcagaaacacacatgtaGAAATCATGTGACATTAATTTATAAAAGAGTTGTTTAAGAGACGGCTTGAAAGTAAGAACAAGTGATTTTAAACtacaaaacagaagaaataagCTGATTTTAACCTCAACTGTGAATGCACAAAGAGCTAGTCATGAAAGTCATAAAATTCTATTGAAGCAAATAAGAAAATgcacatttctgttttgcaaCAAATCCCAGTTTCTCCTTCATCAGACACACACGGAGCTCCGTCACATGCAGAGTGATGTAAACACTGTGTGAACTAGTTCATGCTGCAGTCACATGGCCACAGATATGGGCTAGATAAGAATCAAACATGGTTAAAGTATAAAAAAACTGAGGTGCATCTGAGCCCTTACTTAACTAGATTTGTGTCTCACGGGAGGCCAAAATATTAGATTTTAGAAAGTTTCACCTGCAGGCTGAACGTGTCCTCAGCTGCCCTCCACTCTGATGTCCTTCAGCTGGACTGCACTGCATGCTGGGTCAAAACACGCAGAGTGACCGTCTGCAAAATGAAGATGAATGCTCCGTAAGATTGCATGCAAAATGCATCACGACGTCATGAgcccagaaaaaaagagaggaaatgattaattgtgtttgtctttgttttttttcttgtgtgtgtgtgtgtgtgtgtgtgtgtgtgtgtgtgtgtgtgtgtgtgtttgtgtgtgttacagaggaAACCATAAGGTGGAGGATGCCTGTGAAATGTACGCCAGAGCAGCCAACATGTTTAAGATGGCAAAGAACTGGAGCGGTacgtcgacacacacacacacacatcataaaGAGATGAAACCATATACACGTAAATCAGAGCACGAATAAACAAACTcccacacaaacaccaacacacacatgcacacacacacacatacattgaaTTGAATGTTTTAACAGGATGTAAATGATTCACCGGCCTGCAGAGCAGTGAGAGCTCTGAACGTATATACAAACACGGGACTCAGATATGAAAATTCAGGACAGGATGGACAAACAAGTGAgacaaacatggctgcagatCACAGCGTGTGCTCTCCAGGATCCAATAATAGATCCTGCTGAGCAGAATTTAGCAGCTCAGATGCGTTTGATGGTTCTGCCGCCTGATGTGTGTCGACAGCCTGAATTGTGAACACAGTgtgcaaattttaaaaaatcaagagTGCCTTCTCAGATTGTAGTGCATTGTGTAAACTGTgactctgtgcgtgtgtgtgtgtgtgtgtgtctagccGCGGGGAATGCGTTCTGTCAGGCGGCCCGGCTCCACATGCAGCTGCAGAACAAACTGGACTCCGCCACCAGCTTCGTCGACGCCGGCAACGCCTACAAGAAGGCCGACCCACAGGGTGAGCGCCGCGTGTGTGTCTAACAAACACAcgcgtgcaaacacacacaatttattTAGTATTCCAGTGTGTGTGCGGCTCGGTTCTGTCGCAGCTCCTCCAacaaactaaaatttcatttttaaacaggAGATGTCGTCTGTGTGTCTTTTAACCACTTTGTTATGTAAGAAAAAAGCCTCAAGCGTCGCCTTCTTTACTAAAAAGTATATAAACTAGTGGATTAACAGATCATTTGTCTTGTTATAGTTTGTATTTTGACATAATTTACCTCATCAGACTCAGTTAGGTTGCTGTTGACCATCAGGAGATAAATTCACAGATCAGCTGGGAGTTGAAATGATTAGTGGATGAGTTGTTTAAGGAATTTATCTGTTTGTCTTTCAATTAAATCATTGATTAAACTGATATCAGTCGTTGATTTTGGGATAATTTCACTTAAATCATCTTTAGCGCTTCACTGTCGTGTCTCCTAATTCATAGTTTTGCCCAAATTTGCCCCTCAGTCCTCCGTTTCTTAatctttttaatttcatttttggttAGCGCTAGAACAGGTTTACCTGCTTTGGTTTCCTCATTctgtctgttttagctcctgtatctttaaggcccctcctcctgatTACTCAgagtgctctgattggtcagctgacacacgcctgagccagcaacgctaacagcagctgtgctaaatcaatgtTTACGTGCCAAACTAACTGCTAGGCAGCAAATGAGGCCAATGTGTGActtggtgacgtagtgtgatgtcacaaagtcactgaaTTTAAGGCGGGACTGCTGACGAGGCAttcaggagcagcgttttctgtgggagagaggagcctcagttggtgcagactttgatttttttttaactttcaagatctttgaTATGCACATGAActcacagagggagaggaaaagcaGTACAAAATCTAAAAGGTCAGATGTTAAATAATTTTAACGATCAAACCAACAATGATTTACACCTGGAAATATTCTTCTTTCCATGTTTCCATAGTTTTCAGTCATTCCTCCTGTATTACTactttagtttgtgttcagcCGCCTCTTTTTCTTCATAATCGTGGCCCTTGGCAGACCACGCATGATGAAAAGGAAAGCCTCTGTATCACTTCCCTCCACAGAACAGAGTCCGGACCCTCAGGTAGTATTGTTGGAAGATTAAAATGGGTCCCCGGTTCGCGCGAGGAAATTGATATCTGGGTTATGCTTGCAACCGCTCTCCTGCCTCCCTGTGAAGAGCTTAATAAAATACTGTGGGTTAGCAGGTTAGCAGTCACAAGGGGGAGGAAGCTGAGAGGGTTTTTAATTTGGCTGAACAGACTCAGAAGGCTGCAGCAGCCACTTTCTCGTGTTCATAACATCTCTGTTTACGTTCTTCTCCGTCTGCTTCCAGAGGCCATCAACTGTTTAAATCAGGCCATCGACATCTACACTGACATGGTGAGAGCTCCGCCTCGATCGTTCGTCTGCTCTGTGACGGTCGTCCTTATCTCTGAGTaacaccctgtgtgtgtgtgtgtgtgtgtgttgattacAGGGTCGGTTTACCATCGCAGCCAAACATCACATCACTATAGCAGAGGTTTATGAGTCAGAGCTGGTTGATATTGAGAAGGTACGTACGTGAGAGCAAATAGAATTAATtgcaaattaaatcaaacctttttttgtgtgttaattTCAATATAATTCACGATTTTATGTGCTGACTTTTTAgatgttttgtcatgttttattttcaggcCATCGCCCACTATGAGCAGGCAGCAGACTACTACAAGGGAGAAGAATCTAACAGGTACGTGTGCAGTTTAATCAAGAAGTAACCACAAGTTATattttaataaatgataaaaaatattgtgttcaaatataactttggtaaaagtgagaGTCATCCATGCGCataatacttgagtaaaaatctgatattaaatgtacttaagtgaACAATGATCTGgcaataaatgtgaaaaatataaaaagtacaagtaaaagcaGATTCTATgtatttttacatatatattatttataattcataTTTATCAGATCAGATTTTCAGCTTTTTGTATCAGATTTTTTATCAAATAGATATAAAAATGTGTAGTTTATGCTCTGTGATCTATAAAGTAGCTGGTTTCTAAAATGATCAAATACACGTAGAGAGTTAAAAGTATGATTTTTGTcttataaatgtattaaagttgAAGTATCAAGTATCAAAAAAGGAGAATACCAGTATGCAAGTGAAGTACAAATACCTTCAAACTGAACTGAAGtgcagcacttgagtaaatgtacgtGCAAAATACtcacatacatgaatatattcaACACGATTTGTCAAaatttcagttgtttaagtCAATTTTTCAGCgaacatgtcaaacattttctgcttttttcttcATTAATGACAGTCATTTTAATATCATTTGATGctggacaataaaaaaaaaatctgtcttcttctcctgacACTTTTTAAACTAGAaatcaagaaaaacatttgaaaattgaTCAATAACGACAACATAATCATTAGCTGTGGCCCTGAGCCTGGACAATCTGTTATCATGCatgtacataaatatatattgtatattttctCTATGTATCTAACTTGTGCTCAGCTGCTCTGCACCATAATTAGATGCTGACGGTGCGTTAAGATAAGATAAAGCGGTCACTCCCGTTCCTATAGATTTATGTCTGGTGGCCTTTACAGTCGAGTCACGCGTCGTCCATCATCTACATCAGACTCGTGTTTGAAAGCTCAGCCTGGTGAATGTTCCTCCTATTGCTTTCAGGCGGTGAACATAATGGCGGagacaataataaaacactTATACTCGTGTGtgattctgtgtgtttgtgtttcagctcaGCCAACAAATGTCTGCTGAAGGTCGGACACTACAGCGCTCAGCTGGAGCAGTATCCGAAAGCTATCGAAATCTACGAACAGGTAACAGACGAGGAACACACCTGTACACCCTTTAATAGATATAACAGTTGATAAatgttaaagtgtgtgtgtttatctgcacttgtgtgtgttccaggttgCTATGAGCACCATGGACAATCCTCTGCTGAAGTACAACGCCAAAGAGTATTTCTTCAAGGCTTCGCTGTGTCATTTCATAGTGGACGAACTGAACGCCAAGGTAACTCACACAGCGAGTCAGACAGTTACGGATACGGATGCATGTGTGATATTTCAGAGAGAGATTTTAACCTTTGCATGCAGCAGTTCGGGTCGTCAGGGGTTCTTGTGCTTTGCTACAAGTTTTTGTACGTTGGTTAGAAGACCGTGAAGCTTCAGAGAGCTGATTTGACCGACATGATTCCTTAAAGTCATtatgataatgaaaacaatggTATTACAATAGGTTTATTTACTAGAAGATAGTTCATAAACATAGTTCATAGCTTGTTTTATTGAAAAGTAAAAATTGAGGATGTTAGAACCGGTCCTCAAGAAAAAGAAGCGTGTGAGCTTAATTCCAAATTCAGCACTTTTGAATTTCTAATTAAACCACATGAacattcacatcacatcagTCACATCACTGACCTGTAAATGTGATGCTTACCGATGgctttaaataatttaatgtcTCGTGCGGTGACCTCGTTTGTAAATGTAACTAACatgaatgtatttgtgtgtgtttctagtTGGCCATAGAGAAATATGAGGAGATGTTTCCAGCCTTCTCAGACTCCAGAGAGCTCAAACTGTTAAAGGtaaacgatttttttttttatgtatctCTTAAAACTTAACATGCTCACCTCAAGCTAACACTTTGATATGTCGTAAAAAGGTGTGGCATAaagatatttttattaaatgacCTTCAGAGTGGGCGTACACATTGTGTTTGTCGCTGTTATCTGTTTGAATTTTcagtcaaattaaaatgttctgctactttatactttcactttcaccacaATTCAGAGGCGAGTGTTGCACTTTCTACcccacaacatttatttgataacttaagttactTGCTCCTTTGTGGATTTAGATCAATAATGCAAAATATAATCAACAACAATTATACAGCAATGAGTATTATAGATGCCCTGGAGGTAAATTCACCAGCtgcctcttttttctttatgacGCTGCCACACATGGTGACAGGAGACGCTTCTGTAGCACCTCACCTCACGGTGGGAGTCCGGACCCTGAGGCCGTATTGATTAAGATCAAAAATAGGTCCATAAGTCACATGTTTTCGTTGCCACAGAAACTCCTTGAAGCCCACGAGGAGCAGAACAGCGAGGCGTTCACAGAGGCCGTCAAGGATTTCGACTCGGTGTCTCGTCTGGACCAGTGGTTGACCACGATGCTGCTGCGCATCAAAAAGACCATCCAGGGAGACGCCGGAGACCTGAAATAGACAACAAGTAAAGAAGggggagacagggagggagacaaGAAGAGAGGGAAGTtacagaagagagaggaaagatgCAGGCAGAAATAAGAAAGTGGGGGTAAAAGAGAGGGAGGGCGGGACTGAGGGAGTTTACAGTTGTACATATCAGTCTGCATGTGACCCCCAACTAGCTAAGCATCACCTTTAAACGACCCCGTGTCCCTCTGTTCCTGCAGTATTGCTCTCGTAACACTGGACTGACTTGTACTTAAAGAGAAAGAATGGaaataaaaagtgtgtgtgtatgtgagagagtgtgtgtgagagtgtgtgtgtgtgtgtgtgtgtgtgtgtgtccactgcaGTAAGGTAAATCATAATTTGACGGGAAAGTGTGCAGCTCATATCAGATTTAAGGATATATATGTGATGAAAAGGGATACTTATGTTATTTAATGAGATTACGAATATTTATTGTCAATACTGAgaatattatttattgtttattatggTGCTCAGTGTTACGACTTGT includes:
- the napba gene encoding N-ethylmaleimide-sensitive factor attachment protein, beta a, whose amino-acid sequence is MDNSGKEKEAMQLMAEADKKVKASGSFLGGMFGGNHKVEDACEMYARAANMFKMAKNWSAAGNAFCQAARLHMQLQNKLDSATSFVDAGNAYKKADPQEAINCLNQAIDIYTDMGRFTIAAKHHITIAEVYESELVDIEKAIAHYEQAADYYKGEESNSSANKCLLKVGHYSAQLEQYPKAIEIYEQVAMSTMDNPLLKYNAKEYFFKASLCHFIVDELNAKLAIEKYEEMFPAFSDSRELKLLKKLLEAHEEQNSEAFTEAVKDFDSVSRLDQWLTTMLLRIKKTIQGDAGDLK